From the Pseudarthrobacter sp. MM222 genome, one window contains:
- a CDS encoding DUF305 domain-containing protein, with protein MNKKLLPLSATAIATALALGGCSTGSGSSGTSMPMDHGSSSTSAPSSTAPASAAEHNAADVTFAQTMVPHHAQAVQMSETVLKKQDIPADVTALATKIKASQGPEIDMMTGWLTSWNEPTMMPSGHSMTGMMGDEDMTRLDAAQGTEAARLFLQQMIVHHEGAIMMAKTETTAGKNADAVKLSKDIVGAQEAEIQEMQKLLASL; from the coding sequence ATGAACAAGAAACTTCTGCCCCTTTCCGCAACTGCCATCGCCACTGCCCTGGCCCTGGGCGGCTGCTCGACCGGATCCGGATCATCCGGCACGTCCATGCCGATGGACCACGGCAGCTCCTCCACCAGTGCACCCTCCAGCACTGCTCCGGCTTCGGCCGCGGAACACAACGCAGCTGACGTCACGTTCGCCCAGACGATGGTCCCGCACCACGCCCAGGCCGTTCAAATGAGCGAGACGGTGCTCAAGAAGCAGGACATTCCCGCCGACGTGACGGCTCTGGCGACCAAGATCAAGGCCTCGCAGGGCCCTGAAATCGACATGATGACCGGCTGGCTGACGAGCTGGAACGAACCCACCATGATGCCCTCCGGCCACAGCATGACCGGCATGATGGGCGACGAAGATATGACGAGGCTCGACGCCGCCCAAGGCACGGAAGCGGCCCGGCTCTTCCTGCAGCAGATGATCGTGCACCACGAAGGCGCGATCATGATGGCCAAAACCGAGACCACCGCCGGTAAGAACGCCGACGCGGTCAAACTCAGCAAGGACATCGTGGGCGCGCAGGAAGCCGAAATCCAGGAAATGCAGAAACTGCTGGCCTCCCTCTGA
- a CDS encoding copper-translocating P-type ATPase has product MEDPTHHSHNHHASPAHEADPGSAPMASPTTAVAAAPPHHKHAGDGGQDDNMVHGHGQHAGHSTAMFKDRFWLTLVLSVPVVYFSPMFGHLLGYMPPDFPGAAWIPPLLGTVIFLYGGQPFLKGGLSELKNRQPGMMLLISMAITVAFVASWITSLGIGGFELDFWWELSLLVAIMLLGHWIEMRALGSAQGALDALAALLPDEAERITDTGTETVSVADLRAGDTVLVRSGARMPADGTVIEGQAEFDESMITGESKTVLRSVSDPVVAGTVATDNTVRVRVTAVGDDTALAGIQRLVAEAQASSSRAQALADRAAAFLFYFATGAGVITFIAWTLLGNLPEAVTRTVTVLVIACPHALGLAIPLVIAISTEQAARAGVLIKNRMALERMRTIDVVLFDKTGTLTKGEPELKDVAAADGVSKDELLALAAAIESDSEHPVARAIVRAASHRGLGIPRATGFTSMTGRGVRATIDGRTIKVGGPALLKELGVAEPESLAASTRAWMVRGAAVLHIVEGNRILGAVSLEDAIRDESRQAVTALQNRGIKVAMITGDAEQVAQAVAKELNIDEVFAEVLPADKDKKVAELQGRGFKVAMVGDGVNDSPALARAEVGIAIGAGTDVAMESAGVVLAGNDPRAVLSMVELSRASYRKMWQNLVWATGYNIISVPLAAGVLAFAGVVLSPAAGAVLMSASTIVVALNAQLLRRVKLNPSEVR; this is encoded by the coding sequence ATGGAAGACCCCACTCACCACAGCCACAACCACCATGCCAGCCCGGCACACGAAGCAGACCCCGGCTCGGCCCCGATGGCGTCCCCCACCACTGCAGTGGCGGCCGCACCCCCGCACCACAAGCATGCGGGCGACGGCGGCCAGGATGACAACATGGTGCACGGCCACGGCCAGCACGCCGGGCACAGCACGGCGATGTTCAAGGACCGGTTCTGGCTGACTCTCGTCCTGTCGGTTCCGGTGGTGTACTTCAGCCCGATGTTCGGGCACCTGCTCGGCTACATGCCACCGGATTTTCCGGGAGCGGCCTGGATCCCGCCCCTTCTGGGAACGGTGATCTTCCTCTACGGAGGACAGCCATTCCTGAAGGGTGGCCTAAGCGAACTCAAAAACCGGCAACCGGGGATGATGCTGCTGATCTCCATGGCCATCACGGTCGCCTTCGTTGCCTCCTGGATTACCAGCCTCGGCATCGGAGGCTTCGAGCTGGACTTCTGGTGGGAACTGTCCCTGCTGGTGGCCATCATGCTGCTGGGCCACTGGATCGAGATGCGCGCCCTCGGGTCTGCCCAGGGTGCCCTCGACGCTTTGGCCGCGCTGCTGCCCGATGAGGCAGAACGCATCACCGACACAGGCACCGAGACCGTCAGCGTCGCCGACCTTCGGGCCGGGGACACCGTCCTGGTCCGTTCCGGGGCCCGGATGCCCGCAGACGGTACGGTCATCGAAGGCCAGGCCGAGTTCGACGAATCCATGATCACCGGCGAGTCCAAGACCGTGCTCCGCTCGGTCAGTGACCCGGTGGTCGCCGGCACCGTGGCCACCGACAACACCGTGCGGGTCCGGGTCACCGCCGTCGGGGATGACACGGCGCTGGCGGGCATCCAGCGGCTGGTCGCCGAAGCGCAGGCGTCCTCTTCCCGGGCGCAGGCGTTGGCCGATCGGGCGGCGGCGTTCCTGTTCTACTTCGCCACAGGAGCTGGTGTCATCACCTTCATCGCATGGACACTGCTGGGCAATCTTCCCGAAGCCGTGACTCGTACTGTCACGGTATTGGTGATCGCCTGCCCACACGCCCTGGGCCTGGCCATCCCGCTGGTCATCGCCATCTCCACCGAGCAGGCCGCCCGCGCCGGGGTCCTGATCAAGAACCGGATGGCGCTGGAGCGCATGCGCACCATCGACGTCGTCCTGTTCGACAAGACCGGCACCCTGACCAAGGGCGAACCGGAACTCAAAGACGTCGCCGCAGCGGACGGTGTCAGCAAAGATGAGCTGCTGGCCCTCGCCGCCGCCATCGAGTCCGACAGTGAACATCCGGTAGCCCGCGCCATCGTCCGGGCAGCCAGCCACCGGGGCCTGGGCATTCCCCGGGCCACCGGCTTCACCTCCATGACCGGCCGGGGCGTCCGCGCAACCATCGATGGACGAACCATCAAGGTCGGCGGTCCGGCTCTCCTGAAAGAACTCGGCGTCGCCGAACCCGAATCGTTGGCAGCCAGCACCCGGGCCTGGATGGTCCGCGGCGCGGCCGTGCTGCACATCGTGGAAGGAAACCGGATCCTCGGCGCCGTCAGCTTGGAAGACGCAATCCGCGACGAATCACGGCAGGCCGTCACGGCCCTGCAGAACCGCGGCATCAAGGTCGCCATGATCACGGGCGACGCCGAACAGGTCGCCCAGGCGGTCGCAAAAGAACTGAACATCGACGAGGTCTTCGCCGAAGTCCTGCCCGCGGACAAGGACAAAAAAGTCGCCGAACTCCAAGGACGCGGCTTCAAAGTCGCCATGGTCGGGGACGGTGTGAACGACTCCCCGGCACTGGCCAGGGCAGAAGTCGGCATCGCGATCGGCGCCGGCACCGACGTGGCGATGGAATCAGCCGGCGTAGTCCTGGCCGGCAACGATCCCCGCGCGGTCCTGTCCATGGTGGAGTTGTCGCGGGCTAGCTACCGCAAGATGTGGCAGAACCTCGTGTGGGCCACCGGCTACAACATCATTTCCGTCCCCCTGGCCGCCGGGGTCCTGGCCTTCGCCGGCGTCGTGCTCTCCCCCGCCGCCGGCGCGGTCCTGATGTCCGCCTCCACCATCGTCGTAGCCCTGAACGCCCAGCTACTGCGACGGGTGAAACTCAACCCGTCCGAGGTTCGTTGA
- a CDS encoding ArsR/SmtB family transcription factor, which produces MNADNRACMLTPDSQYVELAVEVFAMLADATRVRLILALRHGELPVNALAEKAGKSAAAVSQHLAKMRLARMVATRQEGTRVYYRLQDGHAWQLVADAIHQAEHALGTAPHHSAAPHSGSQEAGA; this is translated from the coding sequence ATGAATGCAGATAATAGGGCTTGCATGCTGACGCCCGACAGTCAGTACGTCGAACTCGCCGTCGAGGTCTTTGCCATGCTGGCCGACGCGACCCGCGTCAGGCTCATCCTGGCCCTGCGCCACGGGGAACTGCCCGTCAACGCCCTCGCCGAGAAGGCCGGGAAATCCGCCGCAGCGGTTTCCCAGCATCTGGCCAAGATGCGTTTGGCGCGCATGGTCGCCACCCGTCAGGAAGGCACCAGGGTTTACTACCGTCTGCAGGACGGGCACGCCTGGCAGCTCGTCGCCGACGCCATCCACCAGGCCGAACACGCCTTGGGAACAGCCCCCCACCATAGCGCCGCCCCGCACAGCGGTTCGCAGGAGGCCGGGGCATGA
- a CDS encoding cation diffusion facilitator family transporter produces MSRQIPHIGSDGHTHLHEHGKHNPDQDNQQEHHHSPEHGRHGRDHGPHEHVHATGFKAWLQELFVPHSHDSADSIDSAMETSSQGIRAVKVSLLGLGATSLFQLAIVLISGSVALLADTVHNFSDALTAVPLWIAFLLGRRRATRTYTYGFGRAEDLAGLFIVAMIALSAVVAAVESIRRFFEPQPVQNLGWVLAAGLVGFAGNELVAIYRIRVGRRIGSAALIADGIHARTDGFTSLAVVAGVIGIWLGFPLADPIVGLLISAAIAVLLWGTVRDIGRRLMDGVDPALTDRLTAVVRDHAPEGATSRLRWSGHRLHVEVSIPLTKITDLGKLATIQEEIDQSTRHALPNVGSVTTVPTVAHAEAPDPHRAEVQK; encoded by the coding sequence ATGAGCCGGCAGATTCCGCACATCGGCAGCGACGGCCACACGCATCTCCACGAACACGGTAAGCACAACCCGGACCAGGATAACCAACAGGAGCATCACCATAGTCCCGAGCATGGCAGGCACGGTCGCGACCACGGCCCCCACGAGCACGTCCACGCGACCGGGTTCAAAGCGTGGCTGCAGGAGCTGTTCGTGCCGCACTCCCATGACTCCGCCGACTCGATCGACTCCGCCATGGAGACCAGCTCCCAAGGCATTCGCGCCGTAAAGGTGTCACTGCTCGGGCTGGGCGCCACGTCACTGTTCCAGCTCGCCATCGTCCTCATCAGCGGCTCCGTGGCGTTGCTGGCAGACACCGTCCACAATTTTTCCGACGCCCTGACCGCAGTGCCACTCTGGATCGCCTTCCTGCTCGGACGCCGCCGCGCGACCCGCACCTACACCTACGGGTTTGGCCGCGCCGAAGACCTGGCAGGGCTGTTCATCGTGGCCATGATCGCGCTCTCAGCCGTCGTGGCCGCCGTCGAATCCATCCGCCGCTTCTTCGAGCCCCAGCCCGTCCAAAACCTGGGCTGGGTGCTCGCAGCCGGACTCGTGGGCTTCGCCGGCAACGAACTCGTCGCCATATACCGCATCCGCGTGGGGCGACGGATCGGCTCCGCCGCCCTCATCGCAGATGGCATCCATGCCCGCACCGATGGGTTCACCTCGCTTGCCGTCGTCGCCGGCGTCATTGGCATATGGCTCGGATTCCCCCTTGCAGACCCGATCGTGGGCCTACTCATCTCTGCAGCGATCGCCGTGCTGCTCTGGGGAACCGTCCGCGACATCGGGCGCCGGCTCATGGACGGCGTCGACCCCGCCCTCACCGACCGCCTCACAGCCGTCGTCCGCGACCATGCTCCTGAAGGTGCAACGTCCCGGCTGCGCTGGTCCGGCCACCGGCTTCACGTCGAGGTCTCCATCCCACTGACAAAGATCACGGACTTAGGGAAACTGGCCACTATCCAGGAGGAAATCGACCAGTCCACCCGCCACGCACTCCCGAACGTGGGATCCGTGACAACAGTACCCACGGTCGCTCACGCAGAGGCTCCAGACCCACATCGTGCTGAGGTTCAAAAGTAG